DNA sequence from the Pomacea canaliculata isolate SZHN2017 linkage group LG7, ASM307304v1, whole genome shotgun sequence genome:
TTACCGGAAACTATGTATCCAGTCCACTTTACGGAGAGACAGAAGGACATTTCAAGGAGTAGGACCAGCgaaagagaatgagcgacagctGAACCTCTCCAGTCTGATAAGTCTGTGAAAACTGAATTTACATCTCTGGACCAGACAATTCAATACCtctttcaatactttttttgcCCTTTTGTTGCATTTTGCCCAACATTATGCTTACATACATGACTTGATATCCTTTGTGAATTATGCTTTTCTATTTCcatgcacagtaactaaaaatataCAGATAATGTGGAATTTATTAACGAAGAATAAATAGGAAGAACTGCGTAGAGTGGTTCAAAATATTCTGCAGATAAAAAAGCATATCCACATATCACCAAAACCAAACGAACGAGCAACACTTGAGACACAATCGTCTGCAACAGAACTGATGAGTCATTGGCTAAGTCTGCCttatttatttgtaactttttgtAACCGTGCAGCTGGACAGTCGTGGGAGGTGGAAATCCACCCAGAAAGAGAGAAGTACACTTTCGATGTGACACAGGACAACGCTGCCGTTTCCCTGCAGTGCAGTCTGGGAAATACTTCATCACCTAACTTGGAGTGGTACGACGGGCAAGGAAAAATCATTCCTGCCTTTCACAGTGGGTGAGTCTGCTACATACAGCGAAGATACCTCCtgtcttatgtgtgtgtgtgtggaggagagagTATGTTTTATGTATTGGTGCTTCTTGTGCACGTttgattttgtctttctctctatatatatatatgtttgaaaTGATGCTCACATGTAAGATATACAAGCGTgtttatatttctgtaaatcatACTTTTTTCTTAAGTGTATTTGAGATAGTGTACGCGTGTTTCTATCTCAAACATATTCACTACAGAGACAGCAATCCGCGCCGATTTGTATTCAGAAGAAGAAACTATGTGGAGTTGAGGTTTCTTGCACCTGAGACAGAGCTGAATTCCGGTAACTACACCTGCAGAGGGAGCGGCGCTGATGGAGTGGTTAAGGAGAAGACAATCCAGCTAACACTGTACAGTAAGTGTCATCGCAATagttctcttcctctctgtcctCGTCAGTTTAATCGTCACCTGGAGCGGCAACGAGATATTGGGAATACAACAGATAAAGAGATGCTGGGTGGTAGGGATGGTGCGGTAACAGTGGGTGGTGGGAGCAGTAGGTGGTTTAGTGGGTTGGTGACGTGGACCtttcaatgacatttaaataaatgaacttgagtTTAGAAGTGCTTGAAGTCAGGGTtcgtggaatgaaagcagactggttgattttTCTTCCATGATCCCTCttagagtgtgtatgtgtgtgtgtgtattttagcGAGTCTTAATTGGAAGGTTTAATATCGAATAACTTATATAAGCAGAATCTGAGTCGGTCTGACAATCCTTCTGATAATGTCTTTGACGATCCTACAGCATGGCAATAGTCAGTCGTGGAGGTGGTCCTTGCAATCCCCTTGACAAATGTTCTTATAATTGTATTGATGTCACTTTGCAGAGGGGATCCAGCTGACGTCACCAACAACACAGTTCGCCATGTATGGGCAAGATGCTCTGCTCAACTGTTCGTCATCCGCCAGCGTTCCGCGGGAAACcaatttgttgttttctaaCTGGAAATCTCTTGAAGGAGGTACAACATGTAGTATTCTTGTCCAATTTACCATGTGTCGTCTTTGACGTTTGGTGTGTTTACCCCTTGGCACGGTCATGATCATCATGGATGTTCACGTAGTCTAAACAAGATATTGGAGCTGAAAgtattcattaatttttgttcgCTTGATCTAACCACAACAAAACGATTCACTCTCAAACCTCTCATCAAGTTCTGGCATCTTTTACATCCTTTATTGTGCGTGTTCAGTAATCTATTTTTAGGTTGATTTTAGGTTTGTTTTCCACAAACATTGTCCCCCTACCTACGATAATTAATTGGCGTCCAATCACATCAAAAAATGGCAATGTTACATACCTCTGGAAGTATGGCTGTTCATTTGCTCGTTCTTCTCTCGCTTGCGTGCATGTTTCTTGACATGAAGCTGACTGCGTATTATCTGCCTGTTATaacgtgatgacgtcactgtgcaGCCCGGTACCGTAAAGAGAATGATTACGTCATCATCGCCAACTTTTCCCGGGCAGATGAGGGGATGTATCGCTGCAGCATCCGTCTCCATGAAATCGGAGACTCCAAGAATTACGAGCTTCACCTTCTAGCCGCTGGTTTGTTTCCTATTGTTCATCCGTCCGTCccgtcagtttgtctgtctgtcgatcTCATTCCCCCCACCACCAATATGTCcttttcttcccccccccctcacacacataaaaacaggGTGTCCACAAAGTCAGTatgcaatttaaaatatttgtaaatttgtagCAGAAAGAATCTGTAAGAAGGgctgaaaagaataaacaaatttttttattgtttttttcaacCCACCATCGTTACTAATACAAAGAGTTCTACGATTCTGTAGTTCTGGGAAAACAGTTTCAAGCTGATTTTCAACAATATCAGCAATCGCATCAGTTTTCGGCCTAGCTTGCGAGTCTGTTAAAGATCGAGGTTTGGTTTAATAAACATTAGGTTTCACATGCCCCCATAAAATTCATGTGTCCCCATAAAAAGAAATCCAATGAAGTCAAATCTGGCGAACGtggagaccaaaaaaaaaaaaattaaaataaatccaCTTCTTCCAATCCATCTGTTAGAAAATTTCTCAGGTAAAAACTAGCATGCAATGCAAAGTGACAAGGAGCACCATCTTGTTGAAACACGgtataatgataatgacaattaattctttattaacgagagttGCAGTAAGCAAGACATGTTTCTTTCCATGTAGCCCTCGCCGTTTATAGGGAAAGAATAAGctaagaaattaaataataaaagaatatatatatatatataatgatatcAAAAGAGCGTGGTGGTGAATTTGTACAAAAGCAATGGTTAGAACATATTTACAAGGGTCCTGGagctgggagagagagaaatacacaAACGTGCAAGAAAGACAGGATGAGCTGAACAAATAactgcaaaacataaaaactcttATTTCAAATCTTTCCACTCATCCGATAAATCAACAGTAATTAGAATTCAGAATCTAGTCTAAAGATTAAGTTGCAAGGAATTATCACCAATtatgtcatttcttttatttcagtgcCCCCCAAAGTCAATGGGTCCATGACATTTTGGCCTCCTGAGCCAAAAGTGGGGCAGAATCTAAAAATCATTTGTGACATCAGTGCCAAACCAGATCCCGTTTATCAATTCTATAAGGTGACAAACgttttttatttgcatgaatAAGGAGCAAAAAAGTAGATTATGAGAAATCACAGTTCTTAGAAAAAGCTTTACctaagcagggcttctgctaaggctaaattctttggggtcccagggaccccttcttcagatttttaaggggtctctgttcttcgcccaaatttgaatgggaccccattgacgaaaaattgaaggggtcctccgaacttttaatgcgtactgtacgcaatttttttgcgtaagcagaagtcCTTCCTAAGTGATCCTCTACATACTAAAATAATGAGGCTATTTCCATGTCAGGTGGAAGGAAACAACACTAGAATAATTCAAAGTAATGATGTCACAAATGGGACACTGCTGCTGAAGAACCTCACACAAGCAGACGATGGAGAATACAAGTGCGTGGCTACCAACGGTTGGGGCAGTGCGTCTCAAACCATTTCCATTGATGTGCTCAGTGAGTTTAGTTTTAGCTAAATCCACAATGAAAACTGCTTCTCTCTAAAATTATGGAAATCCCATTGTCTTTATCTGTTCAATTGAATGAGATAATGATAATGAGATATTTGAAATAAGTATTGAAACAAGAGGGATTAACTTTCTGTATCTTAATTGGAATGCTACTTTTTCTATAACATTTTGGTTGCTTATGTAGGTAGATGTCATTCTGTGGTCCAGTCAATGATTCTTGAATTATTCTGGTTCTTGACTTTAGACTTGTTAAACAAGAAGTAATCTTAAGCTGTCCCATtgcacaaagagagagagaatgaaaggaTGAACTTCAATTTTATAAGAACAAATAATTGATTTACAAATTTCCCttataaaaatctaattttctAGGTCCTTTAGCCATCACATATGCAGGAGTTGACtcgaaaaataaattagaaggGTCAGAAGGTCGACTGAAGTGCAACGTTACTGGTGATCCAGAGCCTGTTGTATCATGGAAGAGAGGGAACTTTTACTTTTACAATCAGTCCAAGTCTGAAATTGTAAGAAATTGAGAAATGTTACtgcttcctttctctcttttttttttttttttgctgtccaTAAAAGAGTTCCAAATGCAAAAGTATTAGGTTGAGCTCAATACAAGATACTATTCTCCAAAATTTGAGTAAATAATCCTTTTCTTAAGAGATAacacaaacaagttttaaaaaaagattaaaaactgaCGCCTTACATGTCAAATGGGGTTAttagattttgggaaatagtatctatAGTTCATTATATAGTGCTCAACTCAATcatttaaagacaattttttttatcataatgtGTGGTATGTGGTCTTAAGAATCTGTAAAGACTTAGAAGtctgtttgcagaaaacgttttcaAGAAAGAGTATCATAAATGATAATTTCATTTCTACATACTTTTGTAGAGTGGAAGGATATACACCAAGACAGAGAGAGCGACAGATAAAATCAAAGGTTCCAAAATTGTAGTTCATACTTTAATCTTCCGCTCACTGGAAGCAAGTGACATGTCCACATACACCTGTGAGGCATCCAATATGTTTGCAAGGGTCAATGCAACAGTGCCTCTTGCTGTTCAGTGTGAGTACCATTGCATTGAGTTGCCTTAGTTGCAAGCTAATAGGTCATGAGAGCGATCATGTTTTGcttatgtgagatatgttttgaaaaaaatgttggcatCATATTCTCCTGAGTTAAACTAGGTTGAAATTTGTTAACATGAGTTAGTCCTGTGTATCATTGCTTTTATGTATAAGAATGTGTGTCtacacatgctcacacacaaacatgtacacacttTCTTACCCCTCCCTGCAAGCAAGATATTGCACCAGCCATTGACTTGAAATCCTGtcatatcaaaacaaattacagatgAAGAACATGTGTGAGAGATCCCTCGAGGGTctgagagaaacaaagagaaggCAGGAAAGAGATTCATGTTTTCAGGTAATTTTAGTTGCCTCTTAAACATTTGTCTACAGTTAAGCCAAACTTCAGTAAGCAAATGACAACAAGATTTTATTCCTGGAGACAAACCAATGCTACTCTAACATGCACAGCCATTGGAAACCCTGAGCCTTTACTGTCCTGGTTCTACAACGGCACAAAGATAGAAAATAGAGGTGACTTAGAGATAAAGACTACGGTTGTTGAGGAAACATCCCCAGTCCAGGTTATCAGCACATTAAAGGCAAGTTTGTGTTGTGGTCAGTATTATGTTTGTGGTGGGTATAAGTGTTTCTCAGGCCATGATCATCACTTTCAAGTGCCACTGGATGATCGATGcccacaaaataataaatcatactAAATCCTGATAATGTAGTGAATTTCAGTGGACCTTTCAGGTTTGTGAAAGGGACGAGGATTTTTCCTGCACATATGCCACACGTCACTTTTATAGAATTTTGTCATACCTGTGATGTTTGGACCTATCATCATGTGAAACTAGTGACTTCCATCGATAAGTATTATATTGATgcagttttaaattttgcagATTTTACTTCTTGAAACTAAACCtgaaacatatttgtttaaaaaatataaaagtaagaaagaggttgtgaattttttttttttgttgttgttgacaggtgTCTGTCAGTAATGGCAACAATAACAGGAAATTGGGGAACTATACCtgcaaagcagaaaataaacatgggCACACAGAAAAACAGCTGGAACTTGTTGAAGCCTGtaagacaaaaattaatacCATAAACAATGATTTCTATCACAGTGTTTATGATCTATTGATCGCTTAGAACAGATCATCATGTCTACTAAATAATTTTCCAGATTCCATTGGGAGATAATGAACAATCTTGTTTCATTGTACCTTTTTCAACTGTCACTTATCGCTGTCTATTTTGCTGCTGTTAAGATCTACCGGATGCCCCAGAAGTCACACTCGTGGACCTCAAGCCTTCTTCCTTAGGGTTGTCTGTGAAGCCTCCACTGGACAATGGCGGCCTGCCCATTAAAAAGTACAACATTGAGTACACGCCTAAAAACAACACAGTCTTCACTCAGAAATTGGATGTCAGCATTAGTGAGTTCAGTCTTTCGAGTAACATGGCTTGCAAGAAACATACTTCAGTTGATTGACATTCTGGGTGTGTTTCTTACATATTTCTGCAGAGACCCTGAAGAATAATATTTagaagaatgaaaatgaatatgAGCTTGCTATAACTTATAACTTGCACTTATATACAAGCACAGTTGCAGACAAGAGATTATGTAATTTTGTGGGGagaaaaatgatatatttcCAAAATGTCTTTTCACTTGCTTGAAACTTGAAGTAAGATATTTCGTCACACAGATCCTGCCAAGCCATTCAACACTTATGTGAAGCTTACAGGTCTGCAAATAAAGACCACATACATGATCAACGTGTCTGCTGTCACAGACGTGGGCAGAGGCTTGGCTTCATGTATCACAGCATCAACACTTGATGTCTGTAAGTAGCAAGAGCTGaagcacacattttaaaatgttcccACAAATGCACTAACAAAAAGAGTATCATgtatagaagaaaagaaactggaATTTGAACATATCATTATGATTTACCCTGCAAGAGCTACAGTGAACTTAAGGTAAAATACCTGTGTAAGTTCTCGAAGAAAATGGATTGATATTGCTCCTCCTAGGGAACAATAATGAAAACCTAGCAGTAGGAAATCAACCATTGAGTTGTTTTTGATCACTGATGACAGGTGAACCAGACAATGTCACCATAATATCGGACAAAGCTGGTAATGAGTCACAGCATTACACTCTGTTGTGGATCCCTGAATACTCTGGGAGGATGCAATGTCACAGGCTACAACATAGAATATGCTAAAGTAAGCACTCATGAGAGAATTTTTGTGTGCACGTATGTGTGAATGAATCGCCTTGAATAGtccaaaaaaaatatattaaatccTAACCAAAAACAtgtaagaaaagaatgaaaaaaataaaagaaattcagaaccctcattaaaatattaaacaagaaGTAACATGCATCGCATCACatgattaaaatatattcattctATAAATTTCTGTGGATTACTGTTTTCATGCCCTAATCCTGCAGAATTTAGATTTTACATATTCACAACTGTATGAAATTGTGTTTTtcatgattaatgatgatgacaatggtactgatgttttatattaatgctccattgttaaaaaatattatggtTGCAACATACACAGGGAGGTGTGGATGCTAATGGAAGCTGGACAGAAGTTTCTCCTGAACAGtacatgtcactgtcacattTCCCCAGTCATCTCATCTTTTCAAGAATCTTGAAGGAAGACACTTATTATCAGgtcaaaataaatgcattcaATGACATGCGGCAGTCTAAAGtcacaaagtttattttcaagacTGGCCTCAACAAAGGTAAGCAAGCTTACATCGATCGATGTTGTTATGTGTTTGGTAGATATGGTACAGTTGTAGCCAGTGTGACTTTATTTAACATTTGTAGCAGGtctttaatgataaaaaaaataataataaaaaaaaaatgcagtccTTGACAAACAACTTCATTTCAGCCTCAATGTCTTTGAATCAGtggtatttttaaattttacccAATTTTTGAGATGCACATGCTCTAATGATTATGAgagcaatatttttaatgtttgttcaTCATATTCATCAGATTTCCTTTCTGGTGCAGTCATCTCTACCTCTGTCCTTCCATCACCTGGACAAATATCAAAGGCTGAAGTTTGGAATATCAGACTTCCTACGCTTATTGCCATTGCTGTTTCTGTCATCGTCTTGGCTTTGATTGCTATTATTGTGGGAGCCATCCTAACCAGAAAAggtatttgtttcattatttgttaCCCCTCATTGTTCATTGTTCttcgctgttttttttttctttttttctcactcactttcacGCTCTTATCTTcattaagtttaaaataaaaattctactTTGGTACTCCTCTGCTATACATGTATTGTAGTCTGGGAACCAGACTGATCCACTTTTTACAAGGCCGGACCATCAGTTAGTTGCGTCTCCTAAAGCTTGAGCACCAATCAGCctgttcctctttgttgttccagaaaaaggacagaagttcccaaggagaattttgcACTGCACTTCTAGCTCGTACCCATTGGGTGTATAATCTAGTCTAATACCCGCGTTGTGTTCTTTAGTTTTCCTTCCATCTGCAACACACCCATACTGAGCCagccttggaatccacaaaagaccttGCTTTCTTCAAAAAAGTGTGTTCTTTTCACTGCATCATTCGGCCCCATTTCAGGTGGAATTGTTACACTTATCATGTCATTGTGTGGAGCAGTATTCCAGAACTgcttttgtttgctattttacCGTGCCGAGAAACATGTCTATTTCATTTCTATACGACCAGAACAAATGCTTGACAGGTGCTGAGTCACACAAAGgtatgtaaatttaaaatagatttatttacattactaaacagagaaagacacaaataattttaattatggCACGCAGCTTCAACAGACTGCTTGTTAGGGAATGTAGCCTATTATGCATTATTGCTTGAAATTTGTTTACAGCTCGAAATAAAAGACATCAAGCACAAATGGCAGCGTGGATTGAGCAAGAAGTTTTTCCTGGGGCAGCCTCTGACAAAATTGTCTTGAGAGGAATGTCAGAGACCAACACCAAAGCAGAGAATCAGGAACTACCGGAACCACTACGTAAAGTGTTTGAAGGCATGGCTTTAACTTAATGCGCACGTTCACCATAGGCAGGCCCCACTGTGTTTAATGTTGTCACTGTCTGTTGCACAAAACTCAGGATTctagatttttatttctctgcatcTCTTGAGAGATTGCACAACAGGAATGAAAGGGAAGCAATTTGTAAACACATCAATAGCTGACATCAGcaattgctgttattattatggTACATCAACCAAGCAAATGTAGTTGTTGCGGCTTGAGAAgtataatggaaaaaaatagatTTACAAACTGTGTAACAAGATAAatcattgtatatatatatcttatcaAAGAGAAAGTGAGGTGTTACGCAATTAAGACAATGGATTCTTATTAATGTACAGCTGTTTGTAAATTGTCAATTCTCCTAACCTGTGTATATTACCATAACACGGTTTGTTGCGCATATTTACTGGTCATGAAAAAAAGGCCAAACTTTCACCTTTGgcaggaaaggctggttttgaTCCAGAGGGGTTTGGTAAGTGTGCTCATTGGGCAGATGGAAGCAGTTAGTCAAGAATAACCACAAGGGTCACCAGCATTGGGTGTGCTCCTTACCTTTCTTCCTTGGGTTGAACCATCTTTTCCTGCCATAAGCATATAAAGTTAGGCCTTCAGTAACAATGATATATTAGCCGTTCTGTTTCAAAAAAGCAGGTAAATATCCTGTGATCTAAACTCATAATGGGAAGAAGCACAGCTGTTACTGTACATATAACTTATCTAATAGAGTGAAAATGATTGCGCatatcttaaatatttttccttgATTTCTATTGACAGATCAACAAGAGCAGTACTGTATCTcaagtaaataatgtaaaagaaaaaactataaataacatGATTCATTGCTGAGAATTTAGTAAAGTACTTGAGCGCCTCTCctagaacatttttttccacttgCCCCAAAATATCAAAAAAGAATTGCCATATTTATGAATGACCTTATCTTTACCCAGAGACCACACGTGTACACTCCTGGACAAATGCTGGAGACCTCTGTCCTACAACCGCAAGCTGAGCCCAGGTGTAGTTTTTTAGAGTGCCACCAATTCTTGAAGTTTTTCTACCCTATGACAAATGTGGCtgcaactttatttttttaagacaaatgtCCAGAGTTACAGAAAGTATCACTTCAGCCTTGCaccagaagaaataaaactgactaCAACTGTTCTGTGTAAACTTTCTCCGTCATCTCTTCAGTAATTGCTGCAAATATTGTTAATGTCTTATCTTACTTAATAATAtatatctttctctccctctgctACATAGAGCGTTTATCGTTTTTACTCTTGCTATGTGGTGACCACAATCCTTTACTCTCAATTACTAACATATGAATGAGCTGCCAGCTATGATATTCCTTGACACTGATTGCTACTGCATGATTACCTTTAACAGCATTCATTCTTACCGCTTCTGCTTCTTTGTCACCACCACTATTATTGTATCCTTGTACTGCTTCTACATCTGTACATATCCACCATTTGTAgtgcaaattattattttgtgtatagCTGTATATATAGCCTTATGATGCAGATTAATGTGAAACTATATATGTTTAATTGTATAGAATTCTGATCACAGTAAATAACAGTCTGGGCAAGACATCTAACATGACAAGCAGTCAAGAAGTGACCAAAAGGAAAAGTTAACAAATAACAATCAACGGAAATATTCCTCACCTCCACTTTTATTGCATCCCAggtctttgctttcttttgagtttcactgacaatatttttttatttttcaggagagaaaaaaacgttATCTGAGGAGGAAGCTTACTGCAAGCTATCATCAAATAAGGAATTACAGGTTTGCCAGAATGCATCAGTAGCTGATGAACCCGAGTCTGTTCAGAAGACAGCATCTAAGGAGCACAGTGTGCTGACAGAAGGATGTTTGTTTCAATTGTAACTGGCAGCATAACACTAGATCATCTGCCAGTTAAAATAATTAGCCTGCTGCTGGCAGAAATGATAATGAATCTCTCACCAATTCTGGCCTTGATGTCAAGCAATGTTAATCTTCTTCAAAAACAATCAGATGATAGCTGACTGTACCTGTTGTATTATTTGGTGCATTTGTCAGATTGGATGCATGTATCACAAGTTGTGAAactatgatttatttttacagcattttcctgaagaatattttgtgtacagaaaTGCTGCAAGAGAACGGCAGCTGGTTAGATATGGGGCTTGGGAATAAAGAGAGCATTTGACACTATGCAGAGTCCATATAAAAATCGTCGAATTGTCATGCAACagtaatatataaatttaagcagctgggtattttttttttttttttttttttggtatttctGTTAGAGAATACTTCAACTCTactttttggtgtttttttttttaaaagtcttaatTGTTAAGCATGAATGGGATGCAGAAAAATGGGAGAATGGTATGTGAGAGAGCACAAACTGTGATGTCAGTGCATAAAGTGCCACCCAGACAAGTATCCGTTGTTATTTAAGCACACCTGAGATAAATGTTGCTGTCCATGCTTCAGCATTGTGAAAGAGTTGGTTAATACGTCCTAAACAGCTTGTGTTTTATGAGggccagcaactaaggcgaGGCAAGTTCCTGAACTGGAAGTTAATTAAAGATGTGtgtaatattctttcttttttggtgaTGATATGGCATTTTAGTACTGTCTTTTTTGCATCTGTTAACATTGTATTCTTTTCATGTAATACATCTGAATGCATGAGAAAgagcatgtatatatatacaattttatttgtgtctAGAATCAGAACATTTTATATGCTGATTTTTAAATTGAATCATCACCATTTTtgaatatgttatttttttatcgtTCTTTTACCAAAACCCACAGAAAAtagcatttctttttcctttctgtccagttctgataaaaaaaaaaaacccttcaaaaactgaaacataagagtaaaaataaaacgtaaaataaaagttatgaaGCCAGTATGTTAGGTTTCCACCTTtattcacacaaacatgtacaccaAAAAGTGTggtaaaattgaaaaataaaacaaattgactTGCAAATATAAGCTGCAGCAACACTGCTCCTTCTCTACAAATGGTCTGAGGACTGTGAACACAGATGTGTACATAAAAACATGAGGAAAAATACACACTACATGGCTATGCCTACacaaagatggttatatttcaCAGTTAAATTTCtaggacaacaaaaataagagttaaaaaaattgtcacctGCTGTCAAGGCTGTCAACCAACCACACATATCAACTCAAACAAAGCCTGGTTATAGCAGGCAACTTTCTCTCTAAATGTCATCAGTATTGCTCAAcaatttgaatgattttttttttttttttgcatatgcTGAAATGTTAAGTTAATTTTGTGCTCAATAGCGGCATCATTACTTTGACTTTACATATTCTCAATATATTTTAAGCTTACTCTTTAAACTGAATGGTTAAATGAAAATGATTACTACTCATTTCTTAATTACATAAAGATACTAAGATTCTTAGTAAGGATATGCTTAAGAAGGTTAATTAATCCTGTGCTATAGAAAAAGTTTGTTGGTAAACACTTCTTTAGTGCTGATGCAAGTGTGGATTTTAATGAAAACGTTTCATATCTTTAGAAGACTGTTTGTAACTTACAGCCTTTGACAGCAGAcataaaaagggaaaatatataaatgagcTGGCCAAGACAATGTATTTACAGCAAAGAAAGTGTCACACAAAATGATACAAATGCCATGCTCCAATTTCATTACTTGTGTAAACGCATTCTCAACAAAATAGTCTGCCCATTTGGAGGCGCCCCTTTGAAGCTGGCAATGTCAAACTTTTGAGCCAATAAACTGCAGATTGTTACTTTTACTTTGGTTTATGGACGAATGTAATggtatgaaaaaatatatgcCCTACTTTTACTCTTATTCCATGTTCCTTTAATCTGAGCTGTTGCCACTGGCAATGAGctaaaatgacaaatgacaacaaTTTATAGTTGAAGTCTCTTTGATAATGCATTGCTGAATAGTCAACATGGAATGTGCTACAAAATTTTATCCAATGCTTCAGATGTAACTATCATTGAATGGTGggatggaatttttaaaaatattttattagttttgttgCATGATGTAAAGTCTTACAGTGCAAATAACtgtttgaataaaaattatgagTCCATTACATCTTTGTTCTATAGGCAAAAGCTCAAACTCAATTTGATCAACTGTACTGTTAATCTGtacttttga
Encoded proteins:
- the LOC112568042 gene encoding neural cell adhesion molecule 1-like; translated protein: MYGQDALLNCSSSASVPRETNLLFSNWKSLEGARYRKENDYVIIANFSRADEGMYRCSIRLHEIGDSKNYELHLLAAVPPKVNGSMTFWPPEPKVGQNLKIICDISAKPDPVYQFYKVEGNNTRIIQSNDVTNGTLLLKNLTQADDGEYKCVATNGWGSASQTISIDVLSPLAITYAGVDSKNKLEGSEGRLKCNVTGDPEPVVSWKRGNFYFYNQSKSEISGRIYTKTERATDKIKGSKIVVHTLIFRSLEASDMSTYTCEASNMFARVNATVPLAVQFKPNFSKQMTTRFYSWRQTNATLTCTAIGNPEPLLSWFYNGTKIENRGDLEIKTTVVEETSPVQVISTLKVSVSNGNNNRKLGNYTCKAENKHGHTEKQLELVEAYLPDAPEVTLVDLKPSSLGLSVKPPLDNGGLPIKKYNIEYTPKNNTVFTQKLDVSINPAKPFNTYVKLTGLQIKTTYMINVSAVTDVGRGLASCITASTLDVCEPDNVTIISDKAGNESQHYTLLWIPEYSGRMQCHRLQHRIC